From one Deltaproteobacteria bacterium genomic stretch:
- a CDS encoding universal stress protein yields MAEIKKILFPVDFTDSSRKIIPHLLHFAQKFGAEIHIVHVVRGPEEFSGFEMGAAWWSTYEKELIDGAQKAMDRFVEEALPGHSVITKVLMGDIVGEILNYAKGAGVQLIIMGTHGRKGLEKVMFGSVAEGVVKAADCPVLTINPYKV; encoded by the coding sequence ATGGCTGAAATCAAGAAGATCCTGTTCCCGGTCGATTTTACCGATAGTTCCCGAAAAATCATACCCCATCTCCTACATTTCGCCCAGAAATTCGGAGCGGAAATCCACATTGTCCACGTCGTTCGCGGACCTGAAGAATTCTCGGGCTTCGAGATGGGAGCGGCCTGGTGGTCCACCTACGAAAAGGAACTAATAGATGGGGCACAAAAGGCCATGGATCGCTTCGTCGAGGAGGCATTGCCGGGGCATTCGGTCATCACCAAGGTCCTCATGGGAGACATAGTGGGAGAGATCCTCAACTATGCAAAAGGGGCGGGGGTCCAACTTATCATCATGGGCACCCACGGTAGAAAGGGGCTGGAAAAGGTCATGTTCGGCTCGGTCGCCGAGGGTGTGGTCAAAGCTGCGGACTGTCCCGTCCTTACGATAAACCCTTACAAGGTTTGA
- a CDS encoding IscA/HesB family protein → MLTITPVALKNLQDYFAQNRIDSPVRVVAHNGCSGPSLALALDEHREGDMSFSEGGMTFLVDKDLLDECGEITVDFVTACSSGGGCSGCGGGGGFSVTSSRPLKAAGGCGCSCSSGGCH, encoded by the coding sequence ATGTTGACGATTACCCCTGTTGCACTAAAGAATCTTCAGGACTATTTCGCGCAGAACCGGATAGATTCCCCTGTCCGGGTTGTCGCCCACAACGGTTGTTCCGGTCCATCCCTCGCCCTCGCCCTTGATGAGCATCGTGAAGGAGACATGTCCTTTTCCGAGGGAGGCATGACCTTTCTCGTGGATAAGGATCTGCTCGATGAATGCGGTGAGATTACAGTAGATTTCGTCACCGCGTGTTCTTCTGGCGGTGGATGCTCCGGATGCGGCGGAGGCGGGGGATTCAGCGTCACCTCCTCCAGGCCCCTTAAGGCCGCAGGGGGATGTGGTTGTTCCTGCTCCTCGGGCGGATGCCACTGA
- a CDS encoding RNA pseudouridine synthase: MHEPHTRTQPTVRDLKVIYEDNHLLILDKPAGLLTVPDSSSAPSLLDLGKEYLKKTRGKAGNVFLGVVHRLDRPVSGIVCFAVTSKAAARISEQIRTRAFRKTYLAVTDRPPPGRAGVIDTCLEKDALRNLVRVMDVSRTDRPCLRARTRWKLAQTVGTYHLVRIFPETGRPHQIRAHLAFIGCPILGDVKYGSKAALPDGIIALHALRVEFLHPVRREKVVFDAAIPDQRPWNLFTKSG, translated from the coding sequence ATGCACGAACCCCATACCAGGACCCAACCGACGGTCAGGGACCTGAAGGTCATTTACGAGGACAACCATCTGCTCATCCTTGATAAACCCGCAGGGCTTCTCACGGTTCCCGACTCCTCCAGCGCCCCTTCACTCCTCGATTTGGGAAAGGAATATCTCAAAAAAACACGTGGAAAAGCAGGAAACGTCTTTCTCGGTGTGGTCCACCGGCTGGACAGGCCCGTTTCCGGCATCGTCTGTTTCGCTGTCACATCAAAGGCCGCGGCACGTATTTCGGAACAGATCCGCACCCGCGCCTTTAGAAAAACCTATCTCGCTGTGACGGATCGCCCACCCCCTGGCCGGGCAGGTGTCATCGACACCTGTCTCGAAAAGGATGCGTTGCGCAACCTCGTCCGTGTCATGGACGTCTCCAGGACAGATCGCCCGTGTCTGCGGGCACGAACCCGGTGGAAACTCGCCCAAACTGTCGGAACATACCATCTTGTGAGGATCTTTCCGGAAACCGGACGCCCACATCAGATCAGGGCACATCTGGCATTCATCGGGTGCCCCATCCTTGGGGATGTCAAATACGGTTCGAAAGCAGCCCTTCCAGACGGAATAATCGCCCTCCATGCCCTGAGGGTGGAATTTCTCCATCCGGTTCGAAGGGAAAAGGTCGTTTTCGATGCGGCAATCCCGGATCAAAGGCCTTGGAACTTGTTCACAAAAAGCGGCTGA